In Macrotis lagotis isolate mMagLag1 chromosome 8, bilby.v1.9.chrom.fasta, whole genome shotgun sequence, a single genomic region encodes these proteins:
- the SEC61G gene encoding protein transport protein Sec61 subunit gamma isoform X2 produces MDQVMQFVEPSRQFVKDSIRLVKRCTKPDRKEFQKIAMATAIGFAIMGFIGFFVKLIHIPINNIIVGG; encoded by the exons ATGGATCAGGTAATGCAATTTGTCGAACCTAGTCGGCAGTTTGTGAAGGACTCAATTCGACTTGTCAAAAGATGTACCAAGCCAGATAGAAAAG AATTCCAGAAGATTGCTATGGCAACAGCAATTGGGTTTGCTATAATGGGATTCATTGGTTTTTTTGTTAAATTGATCCATATCCCTATTAATAACATCATTGT
- the SEC61G gene encoding protein transport protein Sec61 subunit gamma isoform X1 has translation MWRRRARSAPPCGRDGEGGPRRAALLPAWGLRAHAWVSAFSASSVLPLCGMGLPWGLASPAMIVMDQVMQFVEPSRQFVKDSIRLVKRCTKPDRKEFQKIAMATAIGFAIMGFIGFFVKLIHIPINNIIVGG, from the exons ATGTGGAGGCGAAGAGCCCGCTCCGCGCCGCCCTGCGGCCGGGACGGCGAGGGCGGCCCCCGGCGGGCCGCGCTGCTGCCGGCCTGGGGGCTGCGGGCCCACGCCTGGGTCTCCGCCTTCTCGGCCTCCTCCGTGCTGCCCCTGTGTGGGATGGGCCTGCCCTGGGGACTTGCGTCTCCAGCCATG ATAGTCATGGATCAGGTAATGCAATTTGTCGAACCTAGTCGGCAGTTTGTGAAGGACTCAATTCGACTTGTCAAAAGATGTACCAAGCCAGATAGAAAAG AATTCCAGAAGATTGCTATGGCAACAGCAATTGGGTTTGCTATAATGGGATTCATTGGTTTTTTTGTTAAATTGATCCATATCCCTATTAATAACATCATTGT